Proteins found in one Crassostrea angulata isolate pt1a10 chromosome 3, ASM2561291v2, whole genome shotgun sequence genomic segment:
- the LOC128177920 gene encoding exocyst complex component 5-like: MSFEELEQEPFNAHEFVERLAWKVIGKKSKNSYENFDPWSLHSAFEDVIKNLEEKNKQIERNIEKLEQSCKDEEKKHWQRVADLQRKNQSSYSHFQSLDERINLVATKVVHLGDQLEGVNTPRARAVEAQRLMNYLDEFMSDEPPKSAVFTDPFQLQLAADIIQKLYQIALELPANDKFDRARKKIWDKYNYVESELITEFKNAHSDGDKRKMKKVAAVLSNFKGYGQCIETFITESQLGAYLRPDPFDDVLPLCTRSSEVIAEVFSNPDTVMAKLVQNIFHGKLQSHISSRLDHLEDPEEYLVQLYKLYTRTVKLSEELSHFKMGSDSLFLTKLTKQIFAKHLEAYIGSETKYLKERCSAHLQRYYEDNNHIKKQIQSGGLVDFKRDLQAKIGTLTKANVNIGPAVENYGGETFLSQEVTISLLQEAKNAFKRCHVLSSSSDMPSNAVQVLDVLIQYLVVEHIDYAVELGLQAIPLPDPRTPPQVYFFDVVGQANTLFHLFEKQFMDSLVPLVISSPRHSECLQKKRDLRDQLESKIDNGLDRTLTAITGYVKFLLAAEQKKTDFKPDDDSAMLAMVSPACSKVVKFIYGIHKNIRDSLDGKNIDVVLSELGVRLHRVLFEHLQQFQYNSLGAMLVICDVNEYRKCMKEFKIPVVSDLFEKLHALCNLLVVVPENLKEVCSGETLTGLDKSVLQAFIQLRTDYKTSKIAMMLK; the protein is encoded by the exons ATGTCATTCGAAGAATTAGAACAG GAACCAttcaatgcgcatgaatttgtCGAAAGATTGGCATGGAAAGTCAttggaaaaaaatccaaaaatagcTATGAAAATTTTGACCCCTGGTCTTTGCATTCAGCATTTGAAGATGTTATAAAAAATCTAGAGGAGAAAAATAAGCAGATAGAGAGGAATATTGAAAAGTTGGAGCAGTCTTGTAAAGATGAAGAAAAGAAGCACTGGCAAAGAGTGGCTGAcctacaaagaaaaaatcag TCATCATATTCCCACTTTCAATCTCTTGATGAAAGAATAAACTTAGTGGCAACCAAAGTTGTTCACTTAGGAGACCAACTTGAAGGAGTGAACACCCCGAGAGCTCGAGCTGTCGAGGCTCAAAGACTCATGAACTACTTAGATGAGTTCATGTCAGATGAACCTCCCAAGTCAGCTGTTTTTACTGATCCTTTTCag TTGCAACTGGCCGCTGATATCATTCAGAAATTATACCAAATTGCACTGGAACTACCTGCTAATGATAA ATTTGACAGAGCTCGTAAAAAGATATGGG ACAAATACAACTATGTGGAGTCAGAACTGATCACAGAATTCAAAAATGCCCATTCTGATGgagataaaagaaaaatgaaaaaagtagCTGCTGTGCTATCCAACTTCAag GGTTATGGACAGTGCATAGAGACCTTCATCACTGAGTCTCAGCTTGGGGCATACCTGAGGCCGGATCCGTTTGATGATGTCCTCCCCCTGTGTACACGGTCCAGTGAGGTGATCGCTGAGGTGTTCAGTAACCCAGACACAGTGATGGCCAAACTCGTACAGAACATATTCCATGGCAAACTTCAG AGTCACATTTCTTCCCGACTGGATCATTTAGAGGACCCAGAAGAATATCTTGTACAACTTTACAAGTTGTATACCAG gACAGTGAAGTTGTCTGAAGAATTGTCACATTTTAAGATGGGCAGTGACAGTCTATTTCTCACCAAACTAACcaaacaaatctttgcaaaacaTCTGGAAGCTTATATTGG GTCTGAAACAAAATATCTGAAGGAGAGGTGTTCAGCTCATTTACAGAGATACTATGAGGACaataatcatattaaaaaacagATTCAGTCTGGGGG CTTGGTGGATTTTAAGAGAGACCTTCAGGCAAAGATTGGCACCCTTACAAAAGCTAACGTAAACATCGGTCCAGCGGTAGAGAATTACGGTGGAGAGACATTTCTATCCCAGGAAGTGACCATAAGCCTTCTACAGGAGGCCAAGAATGCATTCAAGCGCTGCCATGTG CTGTCCAGTAGTTCAGACATGCCTAGCAATGCTGTGCAGGTGTTGGACGTCTTGATCCAGTATTTGGTTGTTGAACACATTGATTATGCAGTTGAATTAGGATTACAAG CTATTCCTCTACCTGACCCTAGGACTCCCCCTCAGGTGTACTTCTTTGATGTGGTCGGCCAGGCCAATACCCTGTTTCACCTGTTTGAGAAACAGTTCATGGACTCTCTGGTCCCTCTTGTCAT ATCCTCACCCAGACACAGTGAATGCCTGCAAAAGAAGCGAGATTTACGAGACCAGCTGGAGAGTAAGATTGACAATGGACTGGATCGGACGTTGACCGCCATTACAGGCTATGTTAAGTTTCTTTTAGCTGCGGAGCAGAAGAAAACAGACTTTAAACCAGATGATGATAGTGCCATGCTGGCTATGGTGTCACCA GCTTGTTCAAAAGTGGTCAAGTTTATCTATGGAATACACAAGAACATCCGTGACAGCCTGGACGGGAAGAACATAGATGTTGTCCTGTCAGAGCTAGGGGTCAGGCTGCATAGAGTGCTCTTTGAACATCTACAGCAATTTCAGTATAATTCACTTG GTGCCATGTTGGTGATTTGCGATGTCAATGAATACAGAAAGTGTATGAAGGAATTCAAGATCCCAGTTGTTTCCGATCTGTTTGAGAAACTCCACGCTCTGTGTAATCTTCTGGTGGTCGTTCCTGAAAATCTCAAGGAAGTGTGTAGTGGGGAAACATTG ACTGGATTAGACAAGTCCGTTTTACAGGCTTTTATTCAGCTGAGAACAGATTACAAAACATCAAAGATAGCCATGATGTTGAAATGa
- the LOC128177921 gene encoding kxDL motif-containing protein 1-like, whose protein sequence is MSTTTEENDDDEITIEPSRAFTEALVEQVNKEDVQAMVELQKDMLSRYEKTNEMLINFNMLSSARCEATTQEFRQHTIVLGQMKADLDIVFRRIRSLKQRLGTLYPEAFAACSDVYNILENSEEEKEEEKEEEAKKVKSPVKISVTDTTMSEQRTHETNHGVEDSDVKIVQNDQAVLSDEFMGSCAVKQGDHVHNDCGAKSSEVSSSSESFTSPNIINDVKNHNTEASSIGPNNIAEKEQTI, encoded by the exons ATGTCAACAACGACGGAagaaaatgatgatgatgagatAACGATAGAACCATCAAGGGCCTTCACCGAGGCACTTGTTGAACAGGTTAATAAGGAAGATGTTCAAGCCATGGTGGAACTACAGAAAGATAT GTTGTCTAGGTATGAAAAAACCAATGAaatgttgataaattttaaCATGCTTTCATCTGCTCGATGTGAAGCTACAACACAGGAATTTCGACAACATACTATTGTTCTTGGACAAATGAAAGCAGACTTGGATATTGTGTTCAGGAGAATAAG gTCTTTAAAACAAAGACTCGGGACTTTGTATCCAGAGGCTTTTGCAG CATGTAGTGATGTTTACAACATCTTGGAGAATAGTGAAGAGGAGAAGGAAGAGGAGAAGGAAGAAGAGGCAAAGAAGGTGAAGAGCCCTGTAAAGATCAGTGTTACAGACACGACAATGAGTGAGCAGCGCACCCATGAGACCAATCATGGTGTAGAAGACTCTGATgtgaaaattgtacaaaatgaCCAAGCAGTGTTAAGTGATGAATTCATGGGTAGCTGTGCTGTGAAACAGGGTGATCATGTACATAATGATTGTGGTGCAAAATCCAGTGAAGTCTCATCATCCAGTGAAAGTTTTACCTCACCAAACATAATCAATGATGTAAAAAATCACAACACAGAGGCATCGAGTATTGGGCCAAATAACATTGCCGAAAAAGAGCAAACAATATGA
- the LOC128178079 gene encoding uncharacterized protein LOC128178079 → MDINMCFLGFLTCFVHLRVYVFGQVGSGMEMDVNKFFPHLLENSMHAINPMSLNNAGNDCLGSGNNIYGNIPMGNPMQTGFIANEQCPCQLQINSVGCFVCSCSTESPKTDNNIMTPNVPGLNMPFQFPNGPAHTSKQYTDNLSTNMPTNQKIQSSTTTVSFAPKGTQANVITYSTSLYKAIMKTNVEKTNFRSFVITPSFSLGDSYKTGYNKAIKDSSFPHEYTAVIVGLGTALSIFLILVLIFVVKWRSTRRELRRQQSELYFVEKANRQSSLVSDITLELEREKRMSVYSEVSDDIEPSSPQADVILTPTAPPLTPGQKQQTAFCYPADDNRHDYLELI, encoded by the exons ATGGACATCAACATGTGTTTTCTAGGATTTTTGACTTGTTTTGTTCATCTTCGAGTATATGTGTTTGGACaag TCGGCAGTGGCATGGAGATGGATGTCAACAAGTTCTTCCCTCATCTCCTGGAGAATTCCATGCACGCCATTAATCCCATGTCCTTAAACAACGCAGGGAACGACTGCCTAGGATCCGGGAATAATATATATGGGAATATTCCCATGGGAAACCCAATGCAGACGGGATTTATAG caaATGAACAATGTCCTTGTCAGCTTCAGATCAACTCTGTGGGTTGTTTTGTCTGCAGTTGTAGTACTG AATCTCCAAAAACTGATAATAACATAATGACACCAAATGTTCCCGGATTAAATATGCCTTTCCAGTTTCCAAACGGACCTGCACACACTTCTAAACAATACACAGACAACTTATCAACAAACATGCCAACTAACCAGAAAATCCAATCGAGCACAACCACAGTTTCCTTCGCGCCAAAAGGGACCCAGGCAAACGTTATTACCTATTCTACCTCTTTGTATAAAGCTATAATGAAAACAAACGTTGAGAAGACGAATTTCAGATCGTTCGTGATAACACCATCTTTTTCTCTTGGAGACTCTTATAAAACAGGCTACAACAAAGCTATAAAAGATTCGAGTTTTCCACACGAGTATACAGCGGTCATCGTAGGCCTTGGGACTGCCTTGTCCATATTTCTCATTCTTGTCTTAATCTTTGTGGTGAAGTGGAGATCGACCCGGCGAGAGCTTCGAAGACAACAGAGTGAACTGTATTTTGTGGAGAAGGCCAATCGGCAGAGTTCGTTAGTTTCCGACATCACCCTGGAACTTGAACGAGAAAAGAGGATGTCTGTGTACTCTGAAGTGAGTGACGATATAGAGCCCTCTTCCCCACAGGCTGACGTTATCTTGACCCCGACAGCCCCGCCTTTAACGCCAGGCCAGAAACAGCAGACGGCATTCTGCTACCCGGCAGACGACAATCGACATGACTATCTGGAACTGATTTAG